GCGGAGCAGGGGTTTCATGTCAGGCCTCCACGTGTTGTGCCGGGGCTGTGCCATGCGCCAGCCTTCCGCTCTGCAGTGCATCCAGGTAGGCCAGCCGCAGGCCGTCGCGCAGCGCCACCGCTGGTTGCCAGCCGGTGGCGGCAAGGGCCGTGCAGTCGAGCCGCTTGCGCGGCGTGCCGTCGGGCTTGCCGTTGTCGAAGACGATGTCGCCGCGATAGCCCACGGTCTGCGCCACCAGCCCCGCCAGTTCGCGCACGCTGACTTCCTCGCTGCTGCCCACGTTCAGGAAACCTGCCGGCGCGGTCTGGCGGTACACGTCTTCTGGCAGCGCCATCACATGCAGGCATGCCGCGGCCAGGTCGTCCGCGTAGAGGAACTCGCGCAGCGGCGTGCCGCTGCCCCACACCGGCACGTGCTGGGCGTGCGCCATGCCGGCTTCGTGGAAGCGCCGCAGCAGGCCCGGTATCACATGGCTGTTGTCGGGGTGATAGTTGTCGCCCGGGCCGTAGAGGTTGGTCGGCATCACGCTGCGGTAGTCGGTGCCGTACTGGCGGTTGTAGCTCTCGCACAGCGCAATGCCAGCGATCTTGGCCAGGGCGTAGGGGGCGTTGGTGGGCTCCAGCGGCCCGGTAAGCAGCGCGGCTTCGCTGATGGGCTGGGGCGCGAACTTCGGGTAGATGCAGCTTGAGCCGAGGAATAGCAGGCGCTTCACGCCCGCACGCCAGGCTTCGTGGATGACGTTGGCCGCGATCATCAGGTTCTGCTGGATGAACTCGGCGGGAAAGGTGTGGTTGGCGTGGATGCCGCCTACGCGCGCGGCTGCCAGGTAGACCGTGTCGATGCCCTGGGTGGCGAAGAACGCGCGCACCTGCTGCTGGTCGGTGAGGTCGAGCGCGGCGTGGCCGCGCGTGATGATGTCGGCCTGGCCACGCGCGTCCAGCGCGCGCACGATGGCGGAGCCAACCATGCCGCGGTGGCCCGCCACGAACACCCGCGATTGCCGCGCCGGCTGGGGCGCGGACGGCGGCGCGGGCTTGCTTGACACTGCGGTGCCGGCTTCACTCATGATGGTCATAGGCGCGGAAGCCAGCCAGCTTGACGAACGCATCGCGCCGCGCCGCGGCAAAGTCCGCCTCCATCATTTCCCGCACCAGGGCCCCGAAGCTCGTGCGCGGCGCCCAGCCCAGCTGTTCGCGCGCCTTGCTGGCGTCGCCCAGCAACGTTTCGACTTCGGTCGGGCGGAAGTAGCGCGGGTCCACGCGCACAATCGTGTCGCCCACCTTGCAGCGCGCTGCCACCGGGCAGGTGGCGGCATCGACGCGCGCCACCACGCCTACCTCATCGGCACCTTCGCCTT
The Cupriavidus basilensis DNA segment above includes these coding regions:
- a CDS encoding GDP-L-fucose synthase family protein, with protein sequence MVGSAIVRALDARGQADIITRGHAALDLTDQQQVRAFFATQGIDTVYLAAARVGGIHANHTFPAEFIQQNLMIAANVIHEAWRAGVKRLLFLGSSCIYPKFAPQPISEAALLTGPLEPTNAPYALAKIAGIALCESYNRQYGTDYRSVMPTNLYGPGDNYHPDNSHVIPGLLRRFHEAGMAHAQHVPVWGSGTPLREFLYADDLAAACLHVMALPEDVYRQTAPAGFLNVGSSEEVSVRELAGLVAQTVGYRGDIVFDNGKPDGTPRKRLDCTALAATGWQPAVALRDGLRLAYLDALQSGRLAHGTAPAQHVEA